The sequence ttttttttttctatttctctgaAACAAATATGCCAGTAatgttcatcttttttttttttattttagaggaTTTGAGTAGAGTCCAGGTATATGGAAAATGGCACAATGTTCCTCGAAAGCAGGTAACTTATGGAGATGATGGATTAAGCTATAAGTTTTCGGGTATCACCTTGTCCCCTAAACCGTGGATTCCTCTACTTAATTCAATCAGAGACAGAGTGGAGCTTGCTACTGGACACACCTTTAACTTTGTTCTCATTAACAGGTAGTTTTATTTGCTTTAAATAATACCTCCCAATATTGTGCATATGAAAGTGGATGAGGCGAGATACTGCCCAAAAGGGACGTGCGGAGGTGTCATCCTGGTATGTTGGTGTCACTGGAGCCTAGCACCCTTTTGTTGGTTTTGAATAGTGTATGTGGGGCTCTTTGAGGGAGTAGCACTTTAAGTGGCAGCATATACTGGTGTTATTAGTCGATTTctggttgtgttttttgtttttgttttgtgggcCGGCAGCTTTTTTTGGCATGCTTCTGTTTATTTTGTGCAGCTTACAAGACGATAATGTGGCTCCAAAATCAGAGCTTTTCTACCAAATCAAGGACGGTTCAGGTGGTGTTTCAAAACATGTCTGTTCCCTTTGCAAGCCTTACCATTTTGGCTGCAAAAAGAGTATCTAATGCACCCTGAGTGTCTCTTTTAACTATTCTGTCCTGTCAGGATCATTTTAATACTATCCTTGTGGTTACACAGGATTTTCTAAGCTTGGTAACTCCCATTGTTTGACAATCCAATTCACCAGCTATATACTGTTTCACAGATGTGCagcaaaaaaagtattttctgtttttaaacaGATTCAGcatcaatttataaaaaaaaaattaaaatagcgcTTTAAAGTGTTTCAgtcaatacatatattaaaagtGCTCAATACTAACAaaggtgcttaaccccttaaggaccaaacttctggaataaaagggaatcatgacatgtcacacatgtcatgtgtccttaaggggttaaacctattaGTAATGAACATTTTTGATACATGCATTGTCTAAAACACTTTTAACACTTTGGAATGGAGGTGAGACTTTAAAGCgctacaatatttacattttttatatattgggaAGGTGTAAGGGAAATATTTATTAGTGAAatagcagcttattgaatttttttttatctacatttAGCACTACTAGGAATCTAAACACCATGGTATACCTATTCATTTTATTATCTTCAGCATCATGTGCCTAAACTTTGCTTTGTGTTTTATTGATATTTAAAGAAGTAGTATTTAATTATCTTGCAAGGTACAAGGATGGAAATGACCACATTGGTGAACACAGAGATGATGAAAAAGATCTTGTCCCACACAGTCCTATCGCTTCAGTATCTTTTGGAGCCTGTAGAGATTTCATTTTTCGGCATAGGGATACCCGCTGCAAGAATCCAACACGTCAGATTGAGTCTCAGAAATTGGAACTGGCTAACGGCAGCTTACTTATGATGAACTTTCCCACAAATGTCTATTGGTATCATAGCCTTCCAGTGAGAAAGAAAGTGCTAGCCCCCAGAGTCAACTTAACCTTCCGAAAGATTATCCCAAATTGTGAAAGAAAAAATACTCCTTGAAACATTATCCACAACTATAATGATGTTTGATAAAGTAAATGTTGAGTGACAGTTTGGAACCCCAAAAAATTAGACTTGTGAATTGTAGCAAaccttaaaatgtatgtttttctatGTGTATTCAATTAAAACCAATAAACATAtgtagtttatatttttattttattaaaaatagattCAGATGTTTCTGTGCTGTCCAGAATTGAGAGAACTTAAATATGTAAATGCTTAACCTGCTCCAAACCCCTACATTGCAGAGTTGATTTAATTAACAAAACAAGCATTTATTTGAAAGTATGGATGCCTTGTTAGCACatatatttaagaaaaataaaatgtaatctaaaaGGTGCAACAAAAATTAATACCTGGAGGTGGGTCCTGACTGCCTACTAAGTCACATGTAGAAGCTGCTCCTCAGAAAACAGACTTTAAAGCATATACATTGATTCCTTGCTATTTTCATCACAATACTTGCTATACTCACCTGAGGAAGCCCCTGCAGACCTTCTGATCTAAATATTTATCGGTAATGCCAAGTGCTCCCAACAGTTGTGCAATTTGAGGCCTGCGAGCATATTTGAGGTGGAGGAGATGGCGGCTCCCCTGCCTCCTATGCCCTCGAGACTGGTAGTTATCCCGGGCCCCACTGGAATGAATACTTTGCTCCCACAAAGAGACTCTTGCTGTCCAACTCTTCTAGTCGCACAAGAGCTTACCTTTAAGATGGCAACCACCATGTGGCTTTCTGCAAAGCCTTTGCCTGTGGTGCCATCCTCTCCTGTAGTTCTGCTAATACAGGCTTTTGACCAGCTTTGCCTGCAATTTTGGGTTAAACTGTGCTTGCACACCGATAGTGTCTTACCTGAGCTCCAAGAAGCGAATGGCAAGCCGACAACTAAGAAACAACCAAACACATTCCAAGTCTGTTACCCCAAACCTGGGCAGAGAGGCTATGAGGAACTTTTGTATAGCTCACAACCTCAGGGGGGTGCCAACAAGCACATACAAATGGATCCTTCTGAGATATTAATTTTGGTGCAGATAGCAGCCGGATCATCTGCCGTTATGTGCAGGCTTTTGGGGCTGCTGGAATGGACATTTTACAGGGACTAATTACCGAAGTTGGCTGAATTATTCAGTGGACTGTGAGGTTAATGTGAACCATATTAATTTTTCTTTAGCTAATTACCAATTGTACTTTGATTTTCGATGTTGGTGTATTTTGCTCACTAGATAGATAAGTCTAttgcataaaataaattttataaaaaaaagtataatggcACGTATTAAAGCAAGTagatttgtaaataaataacatttcttaatatgtAAGACTTTTTTTCCATATAGTCTATAAACCTCTCACATGTACATTATCCCAAACGCATTTAGCTCTGCAACCCACACATATTGCGTATGTTGCCACATTACCCTCACATTCAAGCCATGTTGCTTcttttgacacacacacaatcacagtgtTACCTGTACGTGTATGTAACAATGCCCAAGAGTGTTGTCTGGAAGCGAGTATCCTTGTGAGTCTGTGAgcgtatatctgtgtgtttgtgtatgaggagAGAATGTGTATTGGAGTGGGGTTGCTTGTAGTTTTTatgtgtgcattgtgtttatggcgagaatgtgctctgtgtgtgaggggttctagaTAGTTTGACAGTGTTGGAGGTGACTGTGATTGAAAGAGTGGGTAGTAGAttgtgtgtggggaggctgtaTTTTTTTGTCCAGCCTTCCaacttgggtttttttttttttctttcctgtgCTCCCCTCCAGATGACTTTTTTGCAGTGATGGGGGTTCCAACATTCAATAGCTGGTGGTTCCAGTCGCTGATTGGGAGGTAGCATCCACAGAGAGCTGCTCTCAGCCCGAGGTTGAGCAGACAGCAACCCCCGGGCCATGCAGGGAGATCTGTGCAGCCCCGGTGGGCGCTAG comes from Pelobates fuscus isolate aPelFus1 chromosome 5, aPelFus1.pri, whole genome shotgun sequence and encodes:
- the ALKBH2 gene encoding DNA oxidative demethylase ALKBH2 isoform X1, producing the protein MDRFLIKNSSTRKRPLLAECTDTVTLPEKAKLRKNEDDRLLAEHLTWKEIRAEGLSCDYTLLYTKTEADVIFQQLEREITYFPEDLSRVQVYGKWHNVPRKQVTYGDDGLSYKFSGITLSPKPWIPLLNSIRDRVELATGHTFNFVLINRYKDGNDHIGEHRDDEKDLVPHSPIASVSFGACRDFIFRHRDTRCKNPTRQIESQKLELANGSLLMMNFPTNVYWYHSLPVRKKVLAPRVNLTFRKIIPNCERKNTP